The Paraburkholderia sp. FT54 genome includes a region encoding these proteins:
- the recD gene encoding exodeoxyribonuclease V subunit alpha, with translation MSPTAELSAATHGAPPANLDQVLCDLKTCANAGWLRRLDYAFAEFVARRAVGNAPLVTVTAALAAMMEGRGHTCIELAAWAAEPFDVRLASAKEAPSDEARAAGAALARLIPADAHEWAAQLRATGVVCDASAADHNEPLVLAGTTLYLRRFWRHEGDVATGIAARVAQTIPLDNDAVRMWLQKLFKPVTDANQPDWQRVACAVALRRHFTLVTGGPGTGKTYTVARLLALLFATAASGSEPRIALAAPTGKAAARLTASISSALENLDVALANGLHTRDLASMIGPAQTLHKLLGARPDTARLRHDAVNPLDVDVVVVDEASMIHLGMMAALLNAIPPHARLILLGDKDQLASVEAGAVLADLCNDTGVSLYDASTRDYIQATTGFQLGEPGSARSSGLAQQAVMLTESRRFAGAIGRLAKHINNGDVAEAEAVLSTQDDAEARWLVTPTPAAIVQLASHGGANTAGGYASYLQVIAARADNPEHDRWALDVLTAFDRFRVLCALRDTAWGVSGLNEAIRQKLAHDRLISASGEWYEGRPVLVTRNDAELGVSNGDVGIALRGPSGDALRVYFADGTTLRSVLCSRLAHVETAFAMTVHKSQGSEFGHTALVLPPEQSAVLTRELLYTGVTRARTQLTLVSANRETLAYAIAQRTDRTSALGRRLEAATLGPNNPL, from the coding sequence ATGAGCCCGACCGCCGAACTTTCAGCGGCAACGCACGGAGCGCCGCCGGCGAATCTGGATCAGGTGCTGTGCGATCTGAAAACGTGTGCCAACGCAGGCTGGCTGCGTCGGCTCGACTATGCTTTCGCCGAATTCGTGGCGCGCCGCGCGGTAGGCAATGCGCCGCTGGTCACCGTGACAGCGGCGCTGGCCGCCATGATGGAAGGACGCGGCCATACCTGCATCGAACTTGCCGCCTGGGCGGCCGAGCCATTCGATGTGCGGCTTGCATCCGCCAAGGAGGCGCCGAGCGACGAAGCCCGCGCGGCCGGCGCCGCGCTCGCGCGTCTCATTCCCGCCGACGCTCACGAGTGGGCGGCGCAGTTGCGCGCAACCGGCGTCGTGTGCGACGCGTCGGCGGCCGATCATAACGAGCCGCTCGTGCTGGCCGGCACGACCCTTTATCTGCGCCGTTTCTGGCGTCACGAAGGCGATGTGGCCACGGGCATCGCCGCGCGTGTCGCACAGACGATTCCGCTCGACAACGACGCCGTACGGATGTGGCTGCAAAAACTCTTCAAACCGGTCACGGACGCCAACCAGCCGGACTGGCAGCGCGTCGCCTGCGCCGTCGCATTGCGGCGGCACTTCACGCTCGTTACCGGCGGTCCGGGGACCGGCAAGACCTACACGGTCGCGCGGCTGCTCGCGCTGCTGTTCGCCACGGCAGCATCCGGCTCCGAACCGCGCATCGCGCTCGCCGCGCCGACCGGCAAAGCGGCCGCGCGTCTGACGGCATCGATCAGCAGTGCGCTGGAAAATCTCGACGTAGCGCTCGCAAACGGGCTGCACACGCGCGATCTCGCCAGCATGATCGGTCCGGCACAGACCCTGCACAAGTTGCTAGGCGCGCGCCCCGACACGGCACGCCTGCGCCATGACGCCGTTAATCCGCTCGATGTGGACGTGGTCGTGGTCGACGAAGCGTCGATGATTCACCTCGGCATGATGGCCGCCCTCCTGAACGCGATTCCGCCGCATGCGCGCCTGATTCTGCTGGGCGATAAGGATCAGCTGGCTTCGGTCGAAGCCGGTGCGGTCCTCGCGGACCTGTGCAACGACACCGGAGTCTCCTTATACGACGCCTCCACGCGCGACTACATTCAAGCGACCACGGGATTCCAGCTCGGCGAGCCCGGTTCGGCACGCAGCTCGGGACTCGCGCAGCAAGCTGTGATGCTGACCGAAAGCCGGCGCTTTGCCGGAGCGATCGGTCGACTGGCGAAACACATCAACAATGGCGACGTGGCCGAAGCAGAGGCCGTGTTGTCCACGCAGGACGACGCCGAAGCGCGCTGGCTCGTCACGCCAACCCCCGCGGCGATCGTGCAGCTCGCGAGCCATGGCGGTGCAAACACGGCGGGGGGATATGCTTCCTATCTCCAGGTGATCGCTGCCCGTGCCGATAACCCGGAACACGATCGCTGGGCGCTCGACGTACTCACCGCGTTTGATCGCTTCCGCGTGTTGTGCGCACTACGCGACACGGCATGGGGTGTGAGCGGCCTGAATGAAGCGATCCGGCAAAAACTGGCGCACGACCGTTTGATCAGTGCGTCCGGCGAATGGTACGAAGGGCGTCCCGTCCTCGTCACGCGTAACGACGCCGAACTGGGCGTGTCCAACGGAGACGTGGGCATTGCACTCAGAGGTCCTTCAGGCGACGCGCTGCGCGTCTATTTCGCCGACGGCACCACGCTGCGCAGCGTGCTATGCAGTCGGCTCGCGCATGTCGAGACGGCATTCGCGATGACCGTCCACAAGTCGCAAGGCTCCGAATTCGGGCATACGGCGCTCGTGCTGCCACCCGAGCAAAGCGCGGTTCTTACCCGCGAGCTGCTGTACACGGGCGTCACGCGGGCGCGCACGCAACTCACCCTCGTATCGGCAAACCGCGAAACACTCGCGTATGCAATCGCGCAGCGCACCGATCGAACCAGCGCGCTAGGACGCCGCCTGGAAGCTGCAACACTCGGTCCGAATAACCCTCTCTAG
- a CDS encoding formate/nitrite transporter family protein: MYAESIDKFAKVGAHKASTVQRSPLAFLIGAAMAGAYIGFGDILMFSVGAHVGPAYVHLVMGAVFACALTIVVFAGSDLFTGTAMYMPFAVFKGETGIGGMLLVWVTCWIGNLIGAIVLAAIMHAAGGGVLLTDGSEAFFKAVEAKMSAPDLPLFAKGLLCNWLVCLAIWMAARTTNDAAKLGLIFWPIFAFVASGFEHSVANMFAFALALMADHPASITLAGAIHNEFFVTAGNLAGGAIFMGLGYWMQEGGIGHASQARTPASERARTN; encoded by the coding sequence ATGTACGCAGAGAGTATCGACAAGTTCGCGAAGGTGGGTGCTCACAAAGCATCGACTGTGCAGCGATCGCCGCTGGCTTTTCTGATCGGTGCGGCAATGGCGGGAGCCTATATTGGCTTCGGCGACATTCTCATGTTTTCGGTTGGCGCGCACGTCGGCCCAGCCTACGTGCACCTCGTGATGGGTGCCGTATTTGCGTGCGCCCTTACGATAGTTGTGTTTGCCGGGTCCGATCTTTTCACGGGAACGGCAATGTATATGCCGTTTGCCGTATTTAAAGGTGAGACGGGGATCGGCGGCATGTTGCTAGTGTGGGTGACATGCTGGATCGGAAATCTCATAGGCGCCATTGTTCTGGCGGCCATTATGCACGCAGCAGGCGGCGGGGTTTTATTGACTGACGGTTCAGAGGCATTCTTCAAGGCGGTGGAGGCAAAGATGTCTGCCCCAGATCTCCCTCTGTTCGCCAAGGGCCTGCTTTGCAACTGGCTGGTTTGCCTCGCGATCTGGATGGCCGCGCGTACGACGAACGACGCAGCGAAGCTCGGACTGATCTTCTGGCCTATTTTCGCATTCGTTGCAAGCGGCTTCGAGCACAGCGTCGCAAACATGTTTGCGTTTGCGCTTGCGTTGATGGCTGATCATCCCGCCTCAATTACGCTTGCAGGCGCTATCCACAATGAATTCTTCGTGACCGCGGGCAATCTGGCAGGCGGAGCAATCTTCATGGGCCTCGGCTACTGGATGCAGGAAGGCGGTATCGGCCATGCCTCTCAGGCCCGCACGCCGGCATCGGAGCGGGCTCGAACCAATTGA